In Candidatus Thermokryptus mobilis, the DNA window CAATCAATTTTAAGTTTTAAACTCAAAAATGTTGAAGAAGGTTTAAACTCGGCGAAAAAAAGTTAGGGTCAAGTTTTATGTTATTAAATAGGGCGAGGGGAAAACTAAATGGAAAAGTCGTCGTTATAACTGGGGCATCAAGTGGAATTGGCAAAGAGACAGCGATTGCGTTTGCGAGAGTTGGTAGCAAGTTAGTTCTTTCAGCGAGAAATTTTGAAAATTTAAACGCTGTTGCAGAGGAGATCAAAAAATTTAACGAGAATGTCATCGTCATCCCTGCTGATGTTTCCGATTTTAAATCGCTTGACGCTTTGGTTGAAAGAACGCTTAATTCTTATGGAAGGGTTGATGTTTTGATAAACAATGCTGGTTTTGGCATTTATGGGTGGTATCATCAAACGCCTTTTGAAGAGATTGAAAAGATAGTGCGTGTTAATTTTCTTGGTTCTGCTTATCTGATACATAAGATTTTGCCCGTTATGATTAATCAAGGTGGAGGCGTTATCGTTAATATCTCATCCGTTGTTGGTAAGAGGGGGATTCCGGGGATGGGAATTTATTCTGCTACGAAGTTTGCATTGACTGGTTTGACGGAAGCATTGAGGGTTGAGTATAAAAAGCTTGGGGTTCATTTTATCGCTATTCATCCGGGGACTACCGATACGAAATTTTTTGAGAACGCAAGATATTACGGCACAAGCAGGATGCAAGGTAGATTTATGATAATGTCGGCGGAGAAGGTTGCAAGGGAAGTTTTAAAAGCTGTTTTGAAGAGGAAGAGGGAAGTAGTTTTAACTTTTCCTGGCAAGATTGCTATTTTTATGAACAAATTTTTCCCGTCGTTTTTTGAATATGCGGTGGGGAAGGTGATAAAAATAACTTGATTTAAGCTGGGGATGTTTGAATTTAAAACCAAAATTGATTAAACTTTTTATGAAAGGAAAAAATTTTCCTTGAACTTTTAAAACTTCGCAACAAAAATAAGAGGTGGCAAAATGACAGTCGCAGAAACCTACATCAAAGGGGGAAGTTTCCTAATTCAGGAGAATTCACCTGAGAACATTTTCACACCTGAAGATTTCACTGAACAGCATCAGATGATAGCGCAGACAACAAATGATTTTGTTGAGAAAGAGGTTTTGCCAAAAATTGAAGAAATTGAGGAACAAAATTGGGATGTTACCCTTTCGCTTATGAGAAAAGCTGGGGAAATTGGCTTGCTTGCCGTTGATATACCTGAGGAATATGGGGGGCTTGGGCTTGATAAGACAAGTTCAATGCTCGTGGCGGAGGGTTTAGGCAGAGCAAGCTCATTCGCAGTTACACATGGGGCACATACCGGTATAGGAACTTTACCTATAGTTTATTTTGGAACGGAAGAACAGAAAAGAAAATATCTTCCTAAATTTGCAACTGGTGAATTGATTTCGTCTTACGCTTTGACTGAACCGAACGCAGGTTCAGATGCGCTGTCAATCAGAACTACGGCGACCTTGAGTCCGGATGGAAAATATTACATTTTAAATGGAAGTAAAATTTTCATCACGAACGCAGGGATAGCTGATGTTTATATCACTTTTGCCAAGATAAATGGCGAACAATTCACCGGGTTTATCCTTGAGAAAGGATATGAAGGTATATCGCTTGGGAAGGAAGAAAAGAAAATGGGAATAAAAGGTTCATCAACAAGGGCATTGATACTTGATAATGTCAAAGTCCCGGTTGAAAATGTCCTCGGTGAGATAGGAAAGGGGCATAAGATTGCGTTTAACATACTTAACATTGGGAGGTTTAAACTTGGGGCTGGCGTCATCGGTGGAGCAAAAGCGGTAATAACCGAATCGGTTAGATATGCTAAGCAAAGGAAACAATTTGGAAAACCGATATCCGACTTCGGTTTGATAAAGCATAAGATTGGAGAAATGGCTATAAGGACATTTGTTGGGGAGAGCATGGTTTATAGGACAGCTGGTTTAATTGATGGGATTCTCTCTGGCATAGATAAGTCAAAGCCGGAAGCAAGTGAGATGATGTTGAAGGGAATTGAAGAATATGCGGTTGAATGTTCAATTATAAAGGTTTACGCTTCGGAAATCCTTGATTATGTGGTTGATGAGGGTGTCCAGATATTTGGTGGATATGGTTATATAGAAGAGTATCCGGTTGCGAGGGCTTATAGGGATTCAAGGATTAATAGGATTTTTGAGGGGACAAACGAGATAAATCGCCTTGTCATAACAGGGATGTTGTTAAAACGAGCGATGAAAGGTGAATTGCCTTTGATACCAGCTGCGCAAAAATTGACAGATGAAATAATGGGATTTGGTTCAGCTGAAGAAGAGACAACTGGAATTTTCGCAGAGGAGAAGAAAATGTTAAGATCAGCGAAGAAAGCTGGTCTATTTGTGGCTGGACTTGCGGTTCAAAAATATATGACCAAACTTGAAGATGAAGAGGAAATAATCGGAAGGATAAGTGACATAATCATGGAGATTTACGCTATGGAAAGCGTGATTTTAAGGGTTGAGAAAATGCTCGCTCGCTCTGTGAAAGAGCCGATGGATGTTTATATTGACATTGTTAAAGCTTTTGTAAATGATGCGGTGATACGAGTTGAAACATACGCAAAGGAAATCTTATCAGCTGTCGCGGATGGGGATATGCTTAGAACTTATTTGACCGCTTTGAGAAGGTTGATAAAACACACACCGGTTAACACAATAGCCATTAGAAGAAGGATCGCTGATCATCTCATAAATGCCGAAAGATATGCTTTGTGAAAAATTAAATCATCAATTAGACGATGTTTCAAAGATTTGAAAATCTAATCACTCCCATTGCGATATTTATCATTGGGATTATAATTGGGATTATCGTTGAAAGGGTTATACTTAACAAACTTTACAAGCTCGCTCAGAAGACGAAGTGGGAGGGTGATGATATAATAATTGCTTCACTTCGTGGATGGATCATATTTTGGTTTGCGCTTGCTGGTTTAAATGCAAGTG includes these proteins:
- a CDS encoding acyl-CoA dehydrogenase family protein; the protein is MTVAETYIKGGSFLIQENSPENIFTPEDFTEQHQMIAQTTNDFVEKEVLPKIEEIEEQNWDVTLSLMRKAGEIGLLAVDIPEEYGGLGLDKTSSMLVAEGLGRASSFAVTHGAHTGIGTLPIVYFGTEEQKRKYLPKFATGELISSYALTEPNAGSDALSIRTTATLSPDGKYYILNGSKIFITNAGIADVYITFAKINGEQFTGFILEKGYEGISLGKEEKKMGIKGSSTRALILDNVKVPVENVLGEIGKGHKIAFNILNIGRFKLGAGVIGGAKAVITESVRYAKQRKQFGKPISDFGLIKHKIGEMAIRTFVGESMVYRTAGLIDGILSGIDKSKPEASEMMLKGIEEYAVECSIIKVYASEILDYVVDEGVQIFGGYGYIEEYPVARAYRDSRINRIFEGTNEINRLVITGMLLKRAMKGELPLIPAAQKLTDEIMGFGSAEEETTGIFAEEKKMLRSAKKAGLFVAGLAVQKYMTKLEDEEEIIGRISDIIMEIYAMESVILRVEKMLARSVKEPMDVYIDIVKAFVNDAVIRVETYAKEILSAVADGDMLRTYLTALRRLIKHTPVNTIAIRRRIADHLINAERYAL
- a CDS encoding SDR family oxidoreductase; the protein is MLLNRARGKLNGKVVVITGASSGIGKETAIAFARVGSKLVLSARNFENLNAVAEEIKKFNENVIVIPADVSDFKSLDALVERTLNSYGRVDVLINNAGFGIYGWYHQTPFEEIEKIVRVNFLGSAYLIHKILPVMINQGGGVIVNISSVVGKRGIPGMGIYSATKFALTGLTEALRVEYKKLGVHFIAIHPGTTDTKFFENARYYGTSRMQGRFMIMSAEKVAREVLKAVLKRKREVVLTFPGKIAIFMNKFFPSFFEYAVGKVIKIT